A genomic window from Glycine soja cultivar W05 chromosome 10, ASM419377v2, whole genome shotgun sequence includes:
- the LOC114371642 gene encoding uncharacterized protein LOC114371642, translated as MDHAEPSIDQYIEQQGVIETECMKENPNPEAQKFFDMLATAQTPLWEGCEHHSELSASLACLSLKSDYNMSEGCFNRPSDLRHKIDVYLQPLIDDLCTLWNDGMPTFDVSLKQNFFMKAALMWTINDFPAYGMLSSWTTAGRLGCPICMERSKAFTNLNFHKICYFDCHRQFLLLNHAYRRNKMSFKKGRIETSPPPPRLSSLDVWNKVAHLSLCLESQEEKDFLGYGVEHNWKKQIIFWLLPYWKTQLLGHNIDVMHTEINVFMNVFNIVMDINGKSKDTHNARMDLAEICNWKELELVDVGRDKFFKPKAAYAMTKSQRLVVLKWVKELKLPDGYASNLGRCVDLNKRKIHGMKSHDCHVFMQRLLPIAFDSLPKPIWKPFVELSQFFRELTSTTLNVEQLRIMENNILVLLCKLEQIFPPSFFDSMEHLPVHLPYEARLGGPVQYRWMYPFEMFLHSLKNKVKNKARVEGSICEAYLVEETSTFASFYYPDLIATRRTRMPQNVDADEGSSSSPPISIFNYPGRASGKSKTYFLDQVDVHVAHFIYENFLRELNPTTSNAQLNQDISSNFPAWFKQYVLNPENNIQDSILVNLAWGPKRKVESWPIYIINGYKFETISWNEGTNSSNYGVYVWGTDGQLESDFYGMLYDIIQLEYTGIPLMKLVLFKCDRFDNTPYIGTQVDKMYGIVEVRQ; from the exons ATGGATCATGCTGAACCATCAATTGACCAATACATAGAACAACAGGGTGTAATTGAGACAGAATGCATGAAGGAGAATCCTAATCCTGAAGCTCAAAAGTTCTTTGATATGCTTGCAACTGCTCAAACACCATTGTGGGAAGGATGCGAGCATCATTCAGAATTGTCAGCTTCTTTGGCCTGTCTTAGCTTGAAATCTGATTATAATATGTCAGAAGGGTGTTTTAATC GTCCATCAGATCTAAGGCACAAGATTGATGTGTACTTGCAACCACTCATAGATGACTTATGCACCTTATGGAATGATGGCATGCCAACTTTTGATGTGTCATTGAAgcaaaatttttttatgaaggcTGCTTTGATGTGGACAATCAATGACTTCCCAGCTTATGGGATGTTGTCAAGTTGGACAACTGCTGGTAGACTTGGTTGTCCCATATGTATGGAACGATCAAAGGcattcacaaatttaaattttcacaaGATCTGTTATTTTGATTGTCATCGCCAATTTCTTCTGCTTAATCATGCATATAGGAGGAATAAAATGTCATTCAAGAAGGGTCGCATTGAGACCTCACCCCCTCCTCCACGTTTGTCTAGTCTTGATGTTTGGAATAAAGTTGCACATTTATCGCTCTGCCTTGAGTcgcaagaagaaaaagattttcTTGGTTATGGTGTTGAACATAATTGGaagaaacaaattatattttggttGTTACCATATTGGAAAACCCAGCTTCTGGGTCATAACATTGATGTCATGCACACAGAAATAAATGTGTTTATGAATGTCTTTAACATTGTGATGGACATCAATGGAAAAAGCAAGGATACACACAATGCTCGAATGGATTTAGCAGAAATATGTAATTGGAAGGAGCTTGAGCTGGTAGATGTTGGTCGTGACAAGTTCTTTAAACCAAAGGCAGCTTATGCAATGACCAAATCCCAGAGACTCGTTGTTCTTAAATGGGTCAAAGAACTAAAGTTACCAGATGGCTATGCCTCCAATTTAGGTCGGTGTGTGGATCTTAACAAGAGAAAAATTCATGGAATGAAAAGTCATGATTGTCATGTTTTCATGCAACGGTTGCTTCCAATTGCATTTGACTCATTACCAAAACCTATTTGGAAGCCATTTGTTGAACTTAGCCAATTTTTCAGAGAACTAACTTCGACAACTTTAAATGTTGAGCAACTAAGAATTATGGAAAATAACATACTTGTGTTGTTGTGTAAGTTAGAACAAATATTCCCACCAAGCTTCTTTGATTCAATGGAGCATCTTCCAGTTCATTTACCTTATGAGGCAAGACTTGGTGGTCCAGTCCAATATCGTTGGATGTATCCTTTTGAGAT gtTTTTGCACTCCCTCAAAAATAAAGTCAAGAATAAAGCTAGAGTTGAGGGATCGATTTGTGAAGCGTACTTAGTGGAGGAGACATCTACCTTTGCCTCGTTTTACTATCCTGATCTAATTGCAACAAGAAGGACTAGGATGCCTCAAAATGTTGATGCGGATGAAGGTTCTTCATCTTCTCCTCCtatatcaattttcaattatcCAGGAAGAGCGAGTGGTAaatccaaaacatattttttggaCCAAGTTGATGTTCATGTTGCTCACTT TATTTATGAGAATTTTTTAAGGGAGTTGAATCCCACTACTTCGAATGCTCAACTTAACCAAGACATTTCCTCCAACTTTCCTGCATGGTTCAAGCAATAT gtTCTAAATccagaaaataatattcaagattcaatattgGTTAATTTGGCATGGGGACCTAAGAGAAAAGTTGAATCATGGCCTATCTACATTATAAATGGATACAAATTTGAAACAATTAGTTGGAATGAAGGCACGAATTCTTCTAATTATGGTGTTTACGTATGGGGAACTGATGGCCAACTAGAATCTGATTTTTATGGAATGTTGTATGATATTATTCAATTGGAGTATACTGGCATCCCATTGATGAAGTTAGTTCTATTCAAGTGTGATAGGTTTGATAATACTCCTTATATAGGGACACAAGTAGATAAAATGTATGGCATTGTTGAAGTAAgacaataa